In Maridesulfovibrio sp., the following proteins share a genomic window:
- a CDS encoding 4Fe-4S dicluster domain-containing protein — MTDKKTGISRRSFLKGLGAASGAMLLPTPKTVQAGGTDEELCTLLDLSKCIGCGECVSACREVNEPKFPKPKKPYPEMYPKSRVKIEDWSERTDVDDRLTPYNWLFIQSAEVEYKGESYEINIPRRCLHCRNAPCANLCPWGAAGKQKNGIVRINDEVCLGGAKCRAVCPWHIPQRQTGVGLYLRLLPNFAGNGVMYKCDRCYNRIDQGELPACIEACPEGVQTIGPRSEILAKAHRLAEQNNWFIYGEEENGGTNTIYLSPVPFELLNDAVEKGPGKPGLNPVENSMADEEKLAYAVGIAPFAGIAAGVIKAGKFLASATGGKDND, encoded by the coding sequence ATGACAGACAAGAAGACAGGAATATCGCGTAGGAGTTTTTTAAAGGGGCTAGGGGCCGCAAGCGGGGCTATGCTCCTTCCGACTCCCAAAACAGTGCAGGCAGGCGGGACAGATGAAGAGCTGTGTACCCTGCTGGACTTATCTAAATGTATCGGTTGCGGCGAATGTGTTTCAGCCTGCCGCGAGGTCAATGAACCTAAGTTTCCCAAGCCTAAGAAGCCATACCCGGAAATGTATCCCAAGAGCCGGGTAAAAATCGAAGACTGGTCGGAACGTACAGATGTTGATGACCGTCTGACTCCGTATAACTGGCTTTTCATCCAGAGTGCGGAAGTTGAATACAAGGGTGAAAGCTACGAGATTAATATACCCCGCCGTTGCCTTCATTGTCGTAATGCGCCCTGTGCCAATCTTTGCCCTTGGGGTGCTGCGGGAAAACAGAAGAACGGCATCGTGCGTATTAATGATGAAGTTTGCCTTGGCGGCGCTAAGTGCCGTGCGGTCTGTCCATGGCATATTCCCCAGCGGCAGACAGGGGTGGGCTTGTATCTGCGGCTTTTACCCAATTTCGCCGGGAACGGGGTAATGTACAAGTGCGACCGCTGTTACAACCGTATCGATCAGGGTGAATTGCCTGCCTGTATAGAGGCCTGCCCGGAAGGAGTGCAGACCATTGGACCGCGCAGTGAAATTTTAGCCAAAGCACACCGGCTTGCAGAGCAGAACAACTGGTTTATCTACGGTGAAGAAGAGAATGGTGGAACCAACACCATCTATCTCTCTCCCGTTCCGTTTGAACTGTTGAATGATGCCGTGGAAAAGGGACCCGGAAAGCCCGGACTCAACCCGGTTGAAAACAGCATGGCTGATGAGGAGAAGCTTGCTTACGCGGTCGGCATTGCTCCTTTTGCCGGAATAGCTGCCGGAGTAATCAAGGCCGGGAAGTTTCTTGCTTCTGCAACAGGAGGTAAGGACAATGACTAG
- a CDS encoding iron-sulfur cluster-binding protein, whose protein sequence is MTSPLFRRFMKLVIFMLALTGAAQMPIFKRYYIADIPGLGWLSDFYLTNKIHYIFGAVLIFMALYLLTIFVMAAKDRMELTLSGSARVALYGIVIATGVLRVIKNLPSVTFDPFTVMLIDWAHLGFAILLGIAAMYAFFRGRKPYLERRKSNMLH, encoded by the coding sequence ATGACTAGCCCACTCTTCAGACGCTTTATGAAGCTGGTTATTTTCATGCTTGCCCTGACCGGAGCAGCGCAGATGCCTATTTTCAAACGTTATTACATTGCGGACATTCCCGGTCTAGGCTGGCTTTCCGACTTTTATCTGACCAACAAGATCCATTACATCTTCGGGGCCGTGCTTATTTTTATGGCCCTTTATCTACTGACCATATTCGTCATGGCTGCCAAGGACCGCATGGAGTTGACTTTATCCGGCTCAGCGCGGGTGGCTTTATACGGAATAGTAATTGCCACCGGGGTTCTAAGGGTGATTAAAAACCTGCCCTCAGTCACATTTGACCCTTTTACGGTAATGCTTATCGATTGGGCTCATCTTGGATTTGCAATTCTGCTTGGGATTGCGGCTATGTATGCTTTTTTCAGGGGACGCAAACCTTATCTTGAACGCAGGAAATCCAACATGTTGCACTGA